The following coding sequences lie in one Oryctolagus cuniculus chromosome 7, mOryCun1.1, whole genome shotgun sequence genomic window:
- the NMNAT1 gene encoding nicotinamide/nicotinic acid mononucleotide adenylyltransferase 1 isoform X2 has product MANSEKTEVVLLACGSFNPITNMHLRLFELAKDYLSGTGKYNVVKGIISPVGDAYKKKGLIPAHHRVVMAELATKHSEWVEVDTWESLQKEWVETVKVLRHHREKLAASHCGQQQSSPVPERPARKRKWADQRPDSRQKKPLEPKTEGVPKVKLLCGADLLESFGVPNLWKSEDIAHIVADYGLVCVTRAGNDAQKFIYESDVLWKHRSNIDLVNEWIPNDISSTKIRRALRRGQSIRYLVPDLVREYIERHDLYSSESEDRNVGVVLAPLQRNTAGAPS; this is encoded by the exons ATGGCCAACTCAGAGAAGACGGAAGTGGTTCTCCTTGCTTGTGGCTCCTTTAATCCGATAACCAACATGCACCTCAGATTGTTTGAGCTGGCCAAGGACTATCTGAGTGGGACAG GAAAATATAATGTTGTCAAAGGCATCATTTCTCCGGTGGGCGACGCATATAAGAAGAAAGGACTCATCCCTGCCCACCACCGAGTTGTCATGGCGGAGCTGGCCACCAAGCACTCAGAATGGGTGGAAGTCGATACCTGGGAGAGCCTTCAGAAGGAGTGGGTGGAGACCGTGAAGGTGCTAAG GCACCATCGAGAGAAGCTGGCGGCCAGCCACTGCGGTCAGCAGCAGAGCTCCCCTGTGCCGGAGAGGCCTGCGCGGAAGAGGAAGTGGGCGGACCAGAGACCAGACTCCAGGCAGAAGAAACCCCTGGAGCCGAAAACAGAAG gtgtgccaaaggtgaagCTGCTGTGCGGGGCAGACTTGCTGGAGTCCTTCGGTGTCCCCAATCTGTGGAAGAGTGAGGACATCGCCCACATTGTGGCCGACTACGGGCTCGTCTGCGTTACCCGGGCGGGGAACGACGCCCAGAAGTTCATCTATGAGTCCGACGTGCTGTGGAAGCACCGGAGCAACATTGACCTGGTGAACGAGTGGATCCCCAACGACATCTCGTCCACGAAAATCCGGAGGGCGCTCCGGAGGGGCCAGAGCATCCGCTACTTGGTGCCGGACCTCGTCCGGGAATATATTGAAAGGCACGATTTGTACAGCTCGGAGAGCGAAGACAGGAACGTGGGGGTCGTCCTGGCGCCTCTGCAGAGAAACACTGCGGGGGCGCCGTCGTAG
- the NMNAT1 gene encoding nicotinamide/nicotinic acid mononucleotide adenylyltransferase 1 isoform X1, whose protein sequence is MIPVAYLTKHFRFKEFLCKNNKGGSGVFHLDQQLQVLPMANSEKTEVVLLACGSFNPITNMHLRLFELAKDYLSGTGKYNVVKGIISPVGDAYKKKGLIPAHHRVVMAELATKHSEWVEVDTWESLQKEWVETVKVLRHHREKLAASHCGQQQSSPVPERPARKRKWADQRPDSRQKKPLEPKTEGVPKVKLLCGADLLESFGVPNLWKSEDIAHIVADYGLVCVTRAGNDAQKFIYESDVLWKHRSNIDLVNEWIPNDISSTKIRRALRRGQSIRYLVPDLVREYIERHDLYSSESEDRNVGVVLAPLQRNTAGAPS, encoded by the exons aCAACAAAGGAGGTTCTGGAGTCTTCCATTTAGATCAACAACTTCAGGTTCTTCCCATGGCCAACTCAGAGAAGACGGAAGTGGTTCTCCTTGCTTGTGGCTCCTTTAATCCGATAACCAACATGCACCTCAGATTGTTTGAGCTGGCCAAGGACTATCTGAGTGGGACAG GAAAATATAATGTTGTCAAAGGCATCATTTCTCCGGTGGGCGACGCATATAAGAAGAAAGGACTCATCCCTGCCCACCACCGAGTTGTCATGGCGGAGCTGGCCACCAAGCACTCAGAATGGGTGGAAGTCGATACCTGGGAGAGCCTTCAGAAGGAGTGGGTGGAGACCGTGAAGGTGCTAAG GCACCATCGAGAGAAGCTGGCGGCCAGCCACTGCGGTCAGCAGCAGAGCTCCCCTGTGCCGGAGAGGCCTGCGCGGAAGAGGAAGTGGGCGGACCAGAGACCAGACTCCAGGCAGAAGAAACCCCTGGAGCCGAAAACAGAAG gtgtgccaaaggtgaagCTGCTGTGCGGGGCAGACTTGCTGGAGTCCTTCGGTGTCCCCAATCTGTGGAAGAGTGAGGACATCGCCCACATTGTGGCCGACTACGGGCTCGTCTGCGTTACCCGGGCGGGGAACGACGCCCAGAAGTTCATCTATGAGTCCGACGTGCTGTGGAAGCACCGGAGCAACATTGACCTGGTGAACGAGTGGATCCCCAACGACATCTCGTCCACGAAAATCCGGAGGGCGCTCCGGAGGGGCCAGAGCATCCGCTACTTGGTGCCGGACCTCGTCCGGGAATATATTGAAAGGCACGATTTGTACAGCTCGGAGAGCGAAGACAGGAACGTGGGGGTCGTCCTGGCGCCTCTGCAGAGAAACACTGCGGGGGCGCCGTCGTAG